Part of the Brachyspira hampsonii genome is shown below.
AAATATGCAGCTATAACGATAAAGAATATTTAAATGTTGAAGATATAGCAGATTTTACTTATGTATCAAAAAATAGGAATATATTTGATTTTTTAGATGCTCTATTTGAAAGAGACAGAAAAAAATGCTTCAGTATAATGCATAGATTGGATCAAGATGCCTCAAATTCTTTAACTTTAATGATGAATAATTTTTTGGCTGTATATTATATGAAGATATTTCCTCCCCAAACTACATTAGGTGAGATAAGCAAATTAACTAAGATTCCGGAGTTTATATTGAAAAAGAAAAAAACTTCATTAAAACTATTTTCATTGGAGGAAATAGTAAAAATAATATCCAAAATATCATATTTAAACACTTTAAGTGTTACAACACCTGTTAATATTTTTAAAGCTCATTTTGAATTATTTTTATTTACAATAACGAAATAATTTTATAATGCATTTTGTTTTTAGAGTAAAAATTTCATTAGAAAATTTATTAATTATTTTAAAATCATATAGTAATAATTATAAAAAATTAAAAGAGTTATTTATTATATTTGAAAAAAATTCTGTTCTAGTTTATGATAATTCATATAATTATTAATTAATAAAGATTTAAAATATATATTTTATATATTGATTATTTCTTATTTAATTTTTTAAATTAAGAAAATATTTTTTAATGGAAAGATTATATAAATAAATATTTTTTATATTACAATTTATAAATTTATTTTATATTAATAGAATTTTCTTTGACAAATAATCGTTTGTTTTGTATAATATTATATATATTTGGAGGGCGGTTTTTATGTATTTAGTAAATCTTATGGAACAAAAAGTTTCAAAACTAGCAGACTCATACTTAAAAGAAAAAAATATTCCCGTTAATACTAATATGCGTATGGATATAATAGCTTATACTTTGAATAGAGTTCAGCCTCAGTATGTTACAAGTGCTAGAGGAGTTCTTCATAGTTATAATAAAGATACTATACAAAGCAATACAGAAATATTGAGTATTATAGCAGATGCTTGTGAAATAGTTACTAGAAGAAAGGAAAATACATTACTTGAGTCGGTTCCTTCTATTGATGAAAGCGGATATTATTTAACTTATCCTAGTATAATGGGTAATATTACAGCTTCTAATAATTTTGGAAAAATAGAAAATGCTTTAGTTTATATATTTTCTGAAGGAAAAATACTTCAAGGTTATGGAGTTAATTTTCCTAATCCTGCTATAGTATCAAGCAATGTTCCAGGCAAATTTATGTTCTGCTTTATGCCGAAAAAAGTTGATTCTAATGAAGAGGTTGAAGTTAAGCTTGATATGGTTATAGAATCAGAAAAGTTTAT
Proteins encoded:
- a CDS encoding late competence development ComFB family protein, which translates into the protein MYLVNLMEQKVSKLADSYLKEKNIPVNTNMRMDIIAYTLNRVQPQYVTSARGVLHSYNKDTIQSNTEILSIIADACEIVTRRKENTLLESVPSIDESGYYLTYPSIMGNITASNNFGKIENALVYIFSEGKILQGYGVNFPNPAIVSSNVPGKFMFCFMPKKVDSNEEVEVKLDMVIESEKFMQYENVLTYKLKPSYYNAGDMPLFCIEEVNDILLIENHNIAN